One window of Drosophila busckii strain San Diego stock center, stock number 13000-0081.31 chromosome 3L, ASM1175060v1, whole genome shotgun sequence genomic DNA carries:
- the LOC108598746 gene encoding E3 ubiquitin-protein ligase SHPRH has translation MDKTECSVVICEIADECFNDIDDEDQQLTFIHAKKRWKLRGCFSQNATALVRIMGEFRNGRSKKFCLQALPAEEPDKLMLVLLQKEFAIGYAASARDMEFAAELLPLIFSNYTASLEFEVERAQCQQKRELKSYVTTHLYNSLYEKHQSLLNNEPNSLNLQNNFTSKLRKYQEHTVNWMLMREKESNDFPAECTLLTTLDGKHKVIKNNYSLHFYAYEDTIPSIKLPPGGILADEMGLGKTVELLATVLLNPRWFIDRSTWYKILDNLPDEVPHKKRRTTYKLMCICMKDDKSLEEIQCQRCQLWQHSICMRACDKPTDDYICPMCWTEQPSSLLLETGATIIVSPNPIMLQWLDEIKKHINPSPKVMLYSGLSRYWTSPRELANCDIVLTDYNILTQELNHALPNQERELRHEQRYMRPKSPLLMLNWWRVCLDEAQMVESSTSKAAEMVRQLHGVNRWAVTGTPIQHTIDDLAPLLQFVGFSEACQPRDTWQTVANSFLLNHKPEPLVQMLQHVMWRTCKSNVEHELGIPPQTEQVHQLELSNVESLYYREEHDKCTHLFIAAVAKHMKYSSSNSSNSLASISPQLVKKILQPFLRIRKSCSIPVVLNKNVSTVTYLNPQELLAHLTSNNEQQCKTELRSWASSLNGIASVDFIRKNYADAIFNYKLVLKLAADYNTPNITVDSVLQIHALHNMLEASRWAPVDEELTDDEVSTYRQKLQSLERKYLQEIVNIMEQVYKDYSQNIKKLKKLEQDFSGSILDLFSTLVSTSTNIHTAMWNKITDEFFKHNISSEKLQNANSMSGVLYLVSNWHKRLRKLNKILRTDIKKLKSRITEALDTLKRGSPLLEDFNFFVKNVSLCHLSDILNDKPPDPEELPKVRFCPLCKLQEVLNQVECLLFAKQLNKDNPITDGLDMPSDEILIIKTVFGFLRTRSEFSEWKAECQSKLEWLGTMQTLIKLQFKYWIEAEYVIKAFDELDMCKMRIRLTHNPDEQSNYCLLPHQLDEQLEFNENNIKEAQVNFVRLSGRLKYLNHLSEDTSDKPCPICHTLDDERYVMLSCGHFLCQLCLDGMRKGKYESQTICPLCRQTSPQLYYSIRRGLNNSIVVGNYSTKIAYIVELVLKLKAEDENVKILIFSQWQFILDRVAKALLENNVKICSNIRNKKVDYFKSAESGQTCLLMPMSRGSKGLNLIEATHVFLVEPILTPGDELQAIGRVHRFGQTKATTVHRFIVNGTIEENILKLIKSADDKSTFATHWDLDNMTFDSLKELFILKEKDEEST, from the exons atggaTAAAACTGAGTGTTCTGTTGTTATATGTGAAATTGCTGATGAGTGCTTTAACGACATCGACGATGAGGACCAACAACTAACGTTTATTCATGCAAAGAAGCGCTGGAAGCTAAGAGGGTGTTTTTCACAGAATGCAACTGCGCTGGTCAGAATTATGGGAGAGT TTAGGAATGGGCGCTCTAAGAAATTTTGCTTACAAGCATTGCCGGCTGAAGAGCCTGATAAGCTTATGCTCGTTTTGCTGCAAAAGGAATTTGCAATTGGATATGCCGCGAGTGCCAGGGACATGGAATTTGCAGCagagctgctgccattgatATTCAGCAACTACACAGCCAGCTTAGAGTTTGAAGTTGAGCGGGCACAATGTCAACAAAAGCGCGAGCTTAAAAGCTATGTTACCACACATTTATACAATTCCTTATATGAGAAGCATCAATCGCTGCTCAATAATGAGCCTAACTCCCTAAatctgcaaaataattttacttcCAAGTTGAGAAAATATCAAGAGCACACAGTGAATTGGATGCTGATGCGCGAGAAAGAATCAAATGATTTTCCCGCCGAATGTACACTACTCACCACATTAGACGGCAAGCACAAAGTCATAAAAAACAACTACAGCCTGCACTTTTATGCCTATGAAGACACAATTCCCAGTATTAAGCTGCCGCCGGGCGGTATTTTGGCTGATGAGATGGGTCTGGGTAAAACCGTCGAGTTGCTGGCTACCGTGTTGCTGAATCCACGTTGGTTCATAGACCGCAGTACGTGGTATAAAATATTGGACAACTTACCAGATGAGGTACCACACAAGAAACGCCGCACGACATACAAGTTGATGTGCATATGCATGAAAGATGACAAGTCACTTGAAGAGATACAGTGCCAACGTTGTCAACTTTGGCAGCATTCAATCTGCATGCGCGCCTGTGACAAGCCCACCGATGACTATATCTGCCCCATGTGCTGGACTGAGCAGCCGAGCTCGCTTTTACTTGAAACTGGCGCCACTATTATAGTTTCGCCCAATCCGATTATGTTGCAATGGCTTGATGAAATCAAGAAGCACATAAATCCAAGTCCGAAGGTGATGCTATATTCAGGCTTAAGCCGATATTGGACAAGTCCTAGGGAGTTAGCGAACTGCGATATTGTGTTGACTGATTACAATATACTTACGCAGGAACTGAATCATGCGCTTCCAAACCAAGAACGCGAGCTGCGTCATGAACAGCGTTACATGCGACCCAAGTCGCCGCTGCTAATGCTCAACTGGTGGCGTGTGTGTCTGGACGAGGCGCAAATGGTCGAGAGCAGTACATCAAAGGCTGCGGAAATGGTGCGTCAGCTGCACGGCGTTAATCGTTGGGCCGTCACAGGCACACCCATACAGCATACCATTGACGATCTGGCGCCGCTGTTACAGTTTGTGGGCTTCAGTGAAGCCTGCCAGCCCCGGGATACCTGGCAAACGGTGGCCAACTCGTTTCTGCTCAATCATAAGCCCGAACCTTTGGTCCAAATGCTGCAGCATGTTATGTGGCGCACTTGCAAGTCTAATGTGGAGCATGAGCTAGGCATACCGCCGCAAACGGAGCAGGTGCACCAGCTGGAGTTGAGCAATGTGGAGTCGCTGTACTATCGCGAGGAGCATGACAAATGTACACATCTCTTTATAGCGGCAGTGGCCAAGCATATGAAATATAGTTccagtaacagcagcaacagcttggcGTCCATATCACCGCAGCTTGTAAAGAAGATACTGCAGCCGTTTCTACGCATACGCAAAAGCTGTTCCATACCTGTGGTGCTCAACAAGAATGTGTCCACAGTGACCTATTTAAATCCGCAGGAATTACTAGCGCATTTGACGAGCAACAATGAGCAACAATGCAAGACCGAGTTGCGCTCCTGGGCCTCATCCCTCAATGGCATCGCCTCCGTTGATTTCATACGTAAAAACTATGCGGATGCCATTTTCAACTATAAGCTGGTGCTAAAGCTGGCGGCGGACTACAATACGCCAAACATAAC TGTAGACAGCGTGCTGCAAATACATGCTTTGCATAATATGCTGGAGGCCTCGAGGTGGGCGCCGGTGGATGAGGAGCTGACTGACGATGAAGTTAGCACATATCGTCAAAAGTTGCAGTCACTTGAACGCAAATACTTGCAGGAAATTGTGAACATAATGGAGCAAGTCTATAAGGACTATTCgcagaatattaaaaaattgaagaaATTGGAGCAAGATTTCAGTGGAAGTATACTAGATTTATTTTCCACGCTCGtcagcaccagcaccaacaTTCACACTGCCATGTGGAATAAAATAACCGATGAATTCTTCAAACACAATATTAGTTCAGAAAAGCTGCAGAACGCAAACTCCATGTCAGGTGTGCTTTATCTAGTAAGCAATTGGCATAAACGCTTGCGAAAGTTGAATAAGATTTTGCGTACggatattaaaaaattaaaaagcagaaTAACTGAGGCACTTGACACTTTGAAAAGAGGCTCTCCTTTGCTAgaagattttaatttttttgtaaaaaatgtttctttATGCCACTTGTCGGATATTTTG aATGACAAGCCACCCGACCCTGAAGAGCTCCCAAAAGTACGTTTTTGTCCGTTGTGCAAGCTACAAGAAGTTCTAAATCAAGTTGAATGTCTACTGTttgccaagcaattaaataaggATAATCCCATAACAGATGGCTTGGATATGCCCAGCGATGAAATACTGATTATTAAAACGGTGTTTGGATTTTTGCGTACTCGCAGCGAATTTAGCGAATGGAAGGCTGAGTGTCAAAGTAAATTGGAATGGTTGGGGACCATGCAGACTCTgattaagctgcaatttaaatattggaTTGAGGCGGAATATGTGATCAAAGCATTCGATGAGCTCGATATGTGTAAAATGCGCATACGGCTTACACATAATCCCGATGAACAATCCAACTATTGTCTATTGCCTCATCAG CTTGATGAACAACTGGAATTCAATGAGAACAACATTAAAGAAGCGCAAGTGAACTTTGTACGCTTGTCCGGCCGTCTAAAGTATTTAAACCATCTAAGCGAAGACACCAGCGATAAGCCCTGTCCGATTTGCCATACTTTGGATGATGAGCGT TATGTTATGCTGTCCTGCGGTCATTTTCTATGCCAACTATGTCTGGACGGCATGAGAAAGGGAAAGTACGAGTCCCAAACGATTTGTCCTTTATGCCGACAGACTTCACCGCA ATTGTATTATTCCATACGCAGAGGCTTAAATAATTCTATAGTTGTAGGCAACTATTCTACAAAGATTGCATATATCGTTGAACTCGTGCTAAAGCTCAAAGCTGAAGatgaaaatgtgaaaatattAATCTTCTCACAGTGGCAGTTTATATTAGATCGTGTTGCCAAAGCTCTGTTGGAAAACAACGTTAAAATTTGTTCGAATATTCGAAATAAGAAGGTTGATTACTTTAAG AGCGCTGAAAGCGGACAAACGTGCCTGTTAATGCCTATGTCACGTGGTTCCAAGGGCTTGAATCTGATTGAGGCCACACATGTGTTCCTGGTTGAGCCCATACTTACGCCAGGAGATGAGCTACAAGCTATTGGACGTGTGCATCGCTTTGGACAGACAAA AGCCACAACAGTTCATCGCTTCATAGTCAATGGAACTATtgaagaaaatattttgaagcttATTAAATCGGCTGATGATAAGTCCACTTTCGCTACACACTGGGATCTTGATAATATGACATTCGATAGCCTAAAAGAACTATTTATACTTAAGGAGAAAGACGAGGAATCGACATAG